The following coding sequences lie in one Arachis ipaensis cultivar K30076 chromosome B03, Araip1.1, whole genome shotgun sequence genomic window:
- the LOC107630974 gene encoding dnaJ homolog subfamily C member 2-like isoform X1 yields MEFLDDDDTRPRFLFQSGSQPPPSSADDQSYNKPTKTLLIVTVSASAILLFLSIFYIQAEPFKSLLLWLALSLLVGPFAPPSLTAGDIRVGRGSILEFPDQQTLAEDDDNKKKYQRRSKSRRSDEVQSVVAPVVKSPEREAEKIRANENGNGNGVVSEKEWSEEDVEILKKQMTKHPVGKPGRWEAIAAAFGGRHGAESVIKKSKELAEKKVDDSESYAQFLKKRKPVDKRVVEEAGEEEEKNGGSGAVGDGTWSSGEDIALLNALKAFPKEAAMRWDKVAAAVPGKSKAACMKRVTELKKGFRNAKAASADKMHLFQDIYCQNGRIYSFGSLPWIPRKNFLCVKRTS; encoded by the exons ATGGAGTTCCTTGACGACGACGACACGAGGCCTAGGTTCCTATTCCAATCTGGATCACAGCCACCGCCTTCATCCGCTGACGACCaatcctacaacaaaccaaccaAGACACTACTCATTGTCACCGTCTCTGCCTCCGCcatcctcctcttcctctctATCTTCTACATCCAAGCTGAGCCATTCAAGTCCCTCCTCCTCTGGCTCGCCCTCTCCCTCCTCGTTGGACCTTTCGCCCCTCCTTCCCTCACCGCCGGAGATATCCGTGTAGGCCGGGGCTCCATCCTCGAATTCCCCGACCAACAAACCCTCGCCGAAGACGATGACAACAAGAAGAAATATCAGCGCCGATCCAAATCCCGCAGATCCGACGAAGTCCAATCTGTTGTCGCTCCGGTCGTAAAATCGCCGGAGCGGGAGGCTGAGAAGATCCGAGCCAACGAAAACGGAAACGGAAATGGCGTTGTGTCGGAGAAGGAGTGGAGTGAAGAGGATGTGGAGATTCTGAAGAAGCAGATGACGAAGCATCCCGTCGGGAAGCCAGGGCGGTGGGAGGCGATAGCGGCGGCGTTTGGCGGGAGACACGGAGCGGAGAGCGTGATAAAGAAGTCGAAGGAGTTGGCGGAGAAGAAGGTGGACGATTCGGAGTCGTACGCGCAGTTCCTGAAGAAGAGGAAGCCGGTGGACAAGAGAGTGGTGGAAGAGGCgggggaggaggaggagaagaacggTGGTTCTGGTGCCGTTGGTGACGGGACGTGGAGTTCAGGCGAGGACATTGCGCTGCTGAATGCTCTGAAAGCGTTCCCGAAGGAGGCTGCGATGAGATGGGATAAGGTGGCTGCTGCGGTTCCCGGGAAGTCAAAGGCCGCTTGCATGAAAAGAGTTACTGAATTGAAGAAAGGGTTTCGGAATGCAAAAGCTGCTTCTGCCGATAAG ATGCATTTATTTCAGGACATTTACTGTCAAAATGGACGTATTTACTCATTCGGTTCCTTACCGTGGATTCCTAGAAAGAATTTTCTCTGTGTCAAACGAACTAGTTGA
- the LOC107630972 gene encoding nodulation-signaling pathway 2 protein-like — MCEPYISLPAMNVMACEQFDYSFSPPPMNQLLHEYILQDAFPSQSDDHLLSSPNIIYDDVFDEMLEQEALNGFLHPENSQQPDFDFIGHNVTMAIESELCQENIPIAQEEEMHVSNEEGDAYLMGIQAELMGETSLGDLLLLGAEAVEAQNFVLALDIIERINNNASSSSFLENGDSLLNRLALFFARGLYYKSINAPQVQSDPVSTHNNAFGVFQILQELSPYVKFAHFTANQAIFEATEGSEDVHVIDFDIMEGIQWPPLMMDLAMRKNTCLRVTAVVADQQSVAYVQQTGRRLKEFADSIDFPFAFDQIVMVGEEDLQRVELGHTVIVNCMIHQWMPNRSFPLIKTFLDGVSKLSPRLVVLVEEELFNFARLKSMSFVEFFCEALHHYTALSDSLASSLLGRQKMELTMIEKEVMGQRILDSVKQFPCEREERMVWEEGFYSLKRFKRVAMSSCNVSQAKFLVSLFGGGYWAGL; from the coding sequence ATGTGTGAGCCATATATTTCATTACCTGCCATGAATGTGATGGCTTGTGAGCAATTTGATTACTCATTCAGCCCTCCCCCCATGAACCAATTACTCCATGAATATATCTTACAAGATGCATTTCCAAGCCAATCAGATGATCACTTATTATCTTCTCCAAACATCATCTATgatgatgtgtttgatgaaatgcttgagcAAGAGGCCCTGAATGGATTCCTCCATCCAGAAAACTCACAGCAGCCAGACTTTGATTTCATTGGCCATAATGTTACAATGGCTATTGAGTCTGAACTGTGCCAAGAAAACATCCCTATAGCCCAAGAAGAGGAGATGCATGTCTCAAATGAAGAAGGAGATGCATATTTGATGGGAATTCAAGCAGAGCTAATGGGAGAAACTAGTTTGGGAGATCTATTGCTATTAGGAGCTGAAGCTGTTGAAGCACAGAACTTTGTTCTTGCTCTGGACATAATAGAGAGAATTAACAATAatgcatcatcatcatcttttttggAAAATGGTGATTCTTTATTGAACAGGTTGGCTCTATTCTTTGCTCGGGGTCTGTATTATAAGAGTATAAATGCTCCTCAAGTGCAGTCTGATCCTGTTTCAACACACAACAATGCCTTCGGTGTGTTTCAGATACTCCAGGAACTCTCTCCCTATGTAAAATTCGCTCACTTCACTGCTAATCAAGCCATCTTTGAAGCCACAGAAGGTTCTGAGGATGTTCATGTCATTGATTTTGACATCATGGAGGGGATCCAGTGGCCACCATTGATGATGGACCTTGCAATGAGGAAGAACACTTGTCTTAGAGTAACAGCTGTTGTTGCAGATCAGCAGAGTGTAGCATATGTCCAGCAAACAGGAAGAAGGCTAAAAGAGTTTGCAGATTCTATCGATTTTCCTTTCGCTTTCGATCAGATAGTGATGGTTGGGGAGGAAGATCTTCAAAGAGTTGAACTTGGTCATACAGTTATAGTCAACTGTATGATACACCAATGGATGCCGAACAGAAGCTTCCCATTGATCAAAACATTCCTTGATGGTGTAAGCAAGTTATCACCAAGGCTTGTTGTTTTGGTGGAGGAAGAACTTTTCAACTTTGCTAGGCTAAAATCCATGTCGTTTGTGGAGTTCTTCTGTGAGGCTTTGCACCACTACACTGCACTTAGTGATTCACTTGCTAGTAGTTTGTTGGGTAGGCAGAAGATGGAGCTAACCATGATAGAGAAAGAAGTTATGGGGCAAAGGATTTTGGACAGTGTGAAGCAGTTTCCatgtgagagagaagaaagaatggTGTGGGAAGAAGGGTTTTACTCCTTGAAGAGGTTCAAGCGTGTTGCTATGAGTAGCTGTAATGTTTCACAGGCTAAGTTCTTGGTGAGCTTGTTTGGTGGAGGCTATTGGGCAGGACTCTAG
- the LOC107630971 gene encoding LOW QUALITY PROTEIN: probable serine/threonine-protein kinase WNK7 (The sequence of the model RefSeq protein was modified relative to this genomic sequence to represent the inferred CDS: inserted 2 bases in 1 codon), with amino-acid sequence MSLTGTESSEDGAGHPEPPDPDVLEVDPTCRYIRYKEVIGKGAFKTVYKAFDEVNGIEVAWSQVQIDDVLQSPGDLERLYSEVHLLRSLEHDNIVRFYNSWIDEKHKTVNMITELFTSGSLKQYRKKHKKVDIKAIKGWAKQILTGLSYLHSHNPPIIHRDLKCDNIFINGHQGEVKIGDLGLATFLERTNAKSVIGTPEFMAPELYDENYNELADIYSFGMCMLELVTSEYPYSECRNSAQIYKKVSSGIKPVALSKVKDPEVKSFIEKCLVPASERLSARELLMHSILDLNGSTRIHPFPLPDIVLPKFGAFEGRCLMSEGPTSARHGNISMDLGGMSELPVITVFDNSTDDASSSHSPSVEIRMPKGGDIFFLKGQENDDNSVSLVLRIADQSGRARNIHFIFYLDTDTAVSVSSEMVEQLELAEQNVLFIAELIDLLLLKLVPDWKPCVSIDHLVSPNGKYHVTQRRALESAKYQEIPKLSSQIVPQELGALTSAGRSAAEENHDNMDFDEVVSQESIGMQRATKTDDLCSEVSYASATSELNDNKLSVASFMSSAESGLADLNITIPNGGSQSSFVTEIGGSPDYRIKFSELGSDDTTSFSTHPSSLLEREDEFRTELEMIEQKYHEVIXDFSRRRYQAIMEIRRRMSEKMLSSSSSSSS; translated from the exons ATGAGTTTAACGGGTACAGAAAGCTCAGAAGATGGTGCAGGGCATCCGGAACCTCCCGATCCTGATGTTCTTGAAGTTGACCCTACCTGTCGCTATATTAGG TATAAAGAAGTCATCGGCAAAGGAGCTTTCAAAACTGT TTACAAGGCTTTTGACGAAGTCAATGGAATTGAAGTTGCATGGAGCCAGGTTCAAATTGATGATGTGCTACAGTCACCAGGTGACTTAGAGAGGTTGTACTCAGAAGTGCATCTCCTGAGATCACTGGAACACGATAACATAGTAAGATTCTACAATTCATGGATTGATGAGAAGCACAAAACTGTTAACATGATTACCGAGTTGTTTACATCGGGCAGCCTCAAACA GTATCGGAAAAAACACAAGAAGGTTGACATAAAGGCTATTAAGGGATGGGCAAAACAGATATTAACAGGCTTAAGCTACCTCCACAGTCACAACCCACCAATCATACATAGGGACCTGAAGTGTGATAATATATTTATCAATGGTCATCAGGGAGAAGTTAAAATTGGAGATTTGGGGCTGGCAACTTTCTTGGAGCGAACCAATGCCAAGAGTGTTATTG GAACCCCGGAGTTTATGGCACCAGAGTTGTATGATGAAAATTACAATGAATTAGCGGATATATATTCATTTGGTATGTGCATGCTTGAGTTGGTGACTTCTGAATATCCTTATAGTGAATGCAGAAACTCAGCTCAGATATACAAGAAGGTTTCATCT GGTATAAAACCTGTTGCACTTTCTAAAGTCAAAGATCCAGAGGTAAAATCCTTCATTGAAAAATGTCTTGTCCCAGCATCTGAAAGATTGTCTGCAAGGGAGCTTCTGATGCATTCCATTCTTGACTTGAATGGTTCGACAAGGATTCATCCTTTTCCATTACCAGATATTGTTCTTCCCAAATTTGGAGCCTTTGAAGGCCGATGCTTGATGTCAGAAGGTCCTACTAGTGCACGTCATGGAAATATTTCTATGGATCTTGGTGGCATGAGTGAACTACCTGTGATCACCGTATTTGATAACTCTACAGATGACGCATCATCATCTCATTCTCCATCTGTTGAGATAAGAATGCCAAAGGGAGGTGACATATTCTTTCTCAAAGGCCAGGAAAATGATGACAATTCTGTATCATTAGTTCTCCGGATAGCTGATCAGAGTG GAAGGGCAAGAAATATCCATTTTATATTCTACCTTGACACTGATACTGCTGTCTCCGTTTCAAGTGAAATGGTTGAGCAACTTGAGCTTGCTGAACAGAATGTCCTCTTCATAGCTGAGTTAATAGATTTGTTACTGCTGAAGTTGGTTCCTGACTGGAAACCTTGTGTTTCAATTGACCATTTGGTTTCTCCAAATGGTAAATATCATGTGACCCAACGTAGAGCCTTGGAGTCGGCCAAATACCAAGAAATCCCAAAACTTTCCAGCCAAATTGTGCCTCAAGAGTTAGGTGCCTTAACCTCAGCTGGAAGATCAGCTGCAGAAGAGAACCATGATAATATGGATTTTGATGAGGTTGTATCTCAAGAGAGCATTGGTATGCAAAGAGCAACTAAGACAGATGATTTGTGTTCTGAGGTGTCGTATGCTTCAGCAACATCAGAACTCAACGATAATAAGCTTTCTGTGGCTTCATTTATGTCTTCTGCTGAATCAGGACTAGCAGACTTAAACATAACTATACCGAATGGAGGGAGTCAATCCTCATTTGTAACTGAAATTGGGGGATCTCCTGATTACAGGATCAAGTTTTCAGAATTGGGAAGTGATGATACGACGAGCTTCTCTACTCATCCTTCCTCCCTGCTTGAACGCGAGGATGAATTCAGAACAGAGCTAGAAATGATTGAACAGAAGTATCACGAGGTAAT AGATTTTTCCAGAAGAAGATACCAGGCCATCATGGAGATTAGAAGAAGAATGTCAGAAAAGAtgctatcatcatcatcatcatcctcatcatag
- the LOC107630974 gene encoding dnaJ homolog subfamily C member 2-like isoform X2, with amino-acid sequence MEFLDDDDTRPRFLFQSGSQPPPSSADDQSYNKPTKTLLIVTVSASAILLFLSIFYIQAEPFKSLLLWLALSLLVGPFAPPSLTAGDIRVGRGSILEFPDQQTLAEDDDNKKKYQRRSKSRRSDEVQSVVAPVVKSPEREAEKIRANENGNGNGVVSEKEWSEEDVEILKKQMTKHPVGKPGRWEAIAAAFGGRHGAESVIKKSKELAEKKVDDSESYAQFLKKRKPVDKRVVEEAGEEEEKNGGSGAVGDGTWSSGEDIALLNALKAFPKEAAMRWDKVAAAVPGKSKAACMKRVTELKKGFRNAKAASADKNMKLIGLHGTGLPTQTAIQFIYIHQERQSNI; translated from the exons ATGGAGTTCCTTGACGACGACGACACGAGGCCTAGGTTCCTATTCCAATCTGGATCACAGCCACCGCCTTCATCCGCTGACGACCaatcctacaacaaaccaaccaAGACACTACTCATTGTCACCGTCTCTGCCTCCGCcatcctcctcttcctctctATCTTCTACATCCAAGCTGAGCCATTCAAGTCCCTCCTCCTCTGGCTCGCCCTCTCCCTCCTCGTTGGACCTTTCGCCCCTCCTTCCCTCACCGCCGGAGATATCCGTGTAGGCCGGGGCTCCATCCTCGAATTCCCCGACCAACAAACCCTCGCCGAAGACGATGACAACAAGAAGAAATATCAGCGCCGATCCAAATCCCGCAGATCCGACGAAGTCCAATCTGTTGTCGCTCCGGTCGTAAAATCGCCGGAGCGGGAGGCTGAGAAGATCCGAGCCAACGAAAACGGAAACGGAAATGGCGTTGTGTCGGAGAAGGAGTGGAGTGAAGAGGATGTGGAGATTCTGAAGAAGCAGATGACGAAGCATCCCGTCGGGAAGCCAGGGCGGTGGGAGGCGATAGCGGCGGCGTTTGGCGGGAGACACGGAGCGGAGAGCGTGATAAAGAAGTCGAAGGAGTTGGCGGAGAAGAAGGTGGACGATTCGGAGTCGTACGCGCAGTTCCTGAAGAAGAGGAAGCCGGTGGACAAGAGAGTGGTGGAAGAGGCgggggaggaggaggagaagaacggTGGTTCTGGTGCCGTTGGTGACGGGACGTGGAGTTCAGGCGAGGACATTGCGCTGCTGAATGCTCTGAAAGCGTTCCCGAAGGAGGCTGCGATGAGATGGGATAAGGTGGCTGCTGCGGTTCCCGGGAAGTCAAAGGCCGCTTGCATGAAAAGAGTTACTGAATTGAAGAAAGGGTTTCGGAATGCAAAAGCTGCTTCTGCCGATAAG AACATGAAGTTGATCGGATTACATGGAACAGGCTTGCCCACTCAGACAGCTATTCAGTTTATATACATACATCAAGAACGACAGAGTAACATATAA